One region of Candidatus Omnitrophota bacterium genomic DNA includes:
- a CDS encoding restriction endonuclease subunit S, protein MAVWSEVKISDIQYTRIDSEFYKPHYLWEDSVWKSFSQKYDVKRLSKMISEPVRTGRTPRNRRITKNDSTVHFIKTNTLREGRIDYDNCDFIPEYALSPKDYINDDSVVVTIIGATHEIVGRAAIIRSVDPKRVTNQNVAIIKTSNSLNPYYLTAYLQIKMGRDQLWRHSRQTEQVNLNCREVERILIPSPPISLQDKIGSLIQKSFALLDSSKSLYAQAQELLESELELDKLVFDKPLSYEARLSEVVGNNRADADYYQIAFRQIESHLTSIQTIPLSKIATFSKGIEVGSGKYTDSGKLFARVSNMKEMGIITGSSDKYISDSLFKSLAAFKPAVGELLLTKDGTPGVCYCLDTLLDGIISSGIVRLSIIDPSISPEYLALAINSKACRMQIERECSGALIVHWKLGSIKKLKIPLLSKSKRDKLADLVIQSKQALRESQNLLETAKRHVEDLIEEAVQK, encoded by the coding sequence ATGGCTGTTTGGAGTGAAGTAAAAATATCCGACATTCAGTATACAAGAATTGATAGTGAATTTTATAAACCCCATTATCTCTGGGAAGATTCAGTTTGGAAATCATTTTCACAAAAGTATGATGTCAAACGGCTTTCTAAAATGATATCTGAACCAGTGCGAACTGGAAGAACACCACGAAACCGGAGAATAACTAAAAATGACTCCACTGTTCATTTTATTAAGACCAATACATTACGTGAGGGGCGTATAGATTACGATAATTGTGACTTTATTCCAGAGTACGCTTTATCGCCTAAGGACTATATTAACGATGACAGTGTTGTTGTAACAATAATAGGTGCAACTCATGAGATTGTTGGTCGTGCTGCAATAATCAGATCTGTTGACCCTAAGAGAGTAACAAATCAAAATGTTGCTATTATAAAGACTAGTAATTCCTTAAATCCTTATTATTTGACTGCTTATTTGCAAATCAAAATGGGTAGAGACCAGCTTTGGAGACATTCCCGCCAAACTGAACAGGTAAATTTAAACTGTCGTGAGGTTGAACGCATTTTAATACCAAGCCCTCCTATATCTCTGCAAGATAAAATCGGTAGTTTAATACAAAAATCATTTGCCCTTTTAGATAGCTCCAAATCCCTATACGCTCAGGCGCAGGAGCTTCTGGAAAGCGAGTTGGAGCTGGACAAGCTTGTCTTTGACAAGCCGCTGTCATATGAGGCAAGGCTGTCGGAGGTAGTGGGAAACAATCGAGCAGATGCGGATTATTATCAGATTGCGTTTCGTCAGATTGAAAGCCACTTGACGTCTATTCAAACGATTCCTCTTTCAAAGATTGCCACTTTTTCAAAAGGTATAGAAGTCGGCAGCGGAAAGTATACTGATTCAGGAAAACTTTTTGCAAGAGTAAGCAACATGAAAGAGATGGGAATTATCACGGGTAGCAGCGATAAATATATTTCCGATAGCTTATTTAAATCTCTAGCAGCTTTTAAGCCAGCAGTAGGGGAATTGCTTCTGACGAAGGATGGAACACCAGGTGTATGCTACTGTTTAGATACTCTTTTAGATGGTATAATTTCGAGTGGAATAGTTAGATTATCAATAATTGATCCTTCAATTTCTCCTGAATATTTAGCTTTAGCAATCAATTCAAAAGCATGCCGCATGCAAATCGAAAGAGAATGTTCAGGTGCTTTAATTGTACATTGGAAACTAGGATCTATAAAAAAATTGAAGATACCCTTATTATCAAAAAGTAAAAGGGATAAGTTGGCTGATTTGGTTATTCAATCTAAACAGGCGCTTAGGGAATCTCAAAATCTACTTGAAACAGCCAAGCGTCATGTTGAGGATCTTATTGAAGAGGCGGTGCAGAAATGA